Genomic segment of Leishmania panamensis strain MHOM/PA/94/PSC-1 chromosome 20 sequence:
ATGATTCTTGACAAGTTCATTGACAAGGACCCTGGTCAGATTTACGAGCGCAACGAACTGAAGAAGCTCATGTTCATGCATGCCGCCCGCAGCGCCGAGTCCGGCATCGGCGCTGGCGAGGTCGATTTGATGGTTGGCGCCATGGAGCTGCATGAGAAGACGGTGATGGAGGTGATGACGCCGGTGAGCGATATGCTGATGTTAGAGGCAAATGAGCGGCTGAACGAGGAGACGATTCAACTCATCTCCGACCACGGCCACAGCCGAATCCCGGTGTACCAAACTACAAAGAACAACGTCATTGGCGTGCTTTTCGCAAAGGACTTGCTCATGGCCAATCCGCAAGAGAACACGAAGGTGCTTTTGCTGGTGAAGTTCTAcaaccgccgctgccacgttGTGCCCTCTGAAACAAAGTTGATCTCGATGCTGAGGTACTTCCAGACGGGGAAGTCGCACATTGCCCTCGTAcaagaggtgcagcagcgtcccTACGGAGACCCGTACTACGAGGTGAAGGGTCTTGTGACCATGGAGGACATCATCGAGGAGCTCATCCACAGCGAGATCTTTGATGAGTACGACATTGGCCCACATCAAATTCAGCACACAGCACTTGCCAATGCCTCTAGTCTGTCAAAGCGGCAGGTCGGCCTCACATCCAAGTGTTCGCGGCGCGTCCACCTTAACCACAACGagctgcgtgctgctgctctctttctctgcgaGTCGCTGTCCGAGCTCAGAATGGAGGATGTTTCGGCGCTGATGCAGGGCATGAAGGAGTGCACCACTGTGTACCGCGTCCGGGCACCAAAGGACTCACGTGGCATGGCGGACGACGACAAGCAGAACGTGTGGCTTTATCGTGAGGGTGTACCGTCGTCCGTGTTCACCCTCGTCGTATCGGGTCGTGTTGAAGTTTTTGCGGGAAAAGAGCCGATTGCGCTGGAGATGGGCAGCTGGTCACTGCTGGCGACCGATGCACTGTCGTCTGACCTGTTTGTTCCCACGTTTAGCTGCCGTGTTGTTCAGGACTCGACGGTCATGCAGATCACGCGGGAGGCCTACGTTGAGATGCTGCGCATTTGCAACAATCCTGTGAGCGACACCTCGAGGACCACCTCGTCAGCAGCGAATATGAATCACCGAGCGTCCCTGGATTCCATCTAGGAGCAAACAGTAAATCCATTCGAGTTGGCACACTGACTTCTGCTAGGCCTTCTCCATCTTGACACGGTCGCACAAGCGTCAatgctcctttttttcttcccctttgccTCTCGAGTTCTTGTCTTCTGCTCTGCGCATGTATGCATGCACCACGTGTGTCCATCTCACTGTTCGCCTATGTGAGTTTGCACATACATATGAGCACATTTCGctgtgccgtcgccgtcatcgtctttgccttcctcttctt
This window contains:
- a CDS encoding hypothetical protein (TriTrypDB/GeneDB-style sysID: LpmP.20.2370); amino-acid sequence: MRLKLPITSGRRAAVVLSLLQLILVLIVAHAAVGSAQRIPTNDSEDVVPAGKPDESLGASGWVSLIVVDSVLLLFAALFAGLTLALLGLDTLSLEIIADSGSEPDKTYAQKILPIRHLGNQLLCTLILGNVMVNTLIAQITDSHIHGWVATVISTALTTFGGEVIPQALMSAHALQVGSKSAPLVKFFVFIFWPVCKPLSMILDKFIDKDPGQIYERNELKKLMFMHAARSAESGIGAGEVDLMVGAMELHEKTVMEVMTPVSDMLMLEANERLNEETIQLISDHGHSRIPVYQTTKNNVIGVLFAKDLLMANPQENTKVLLLVKFYNRRCHVVPSETKLISMLRYFQTGKSHIALVQEVQQRPYGDPYYEVKGLVTMEDIIEELIHSEIFDEYDIGPHQIQHTALANASSLSKRQVGLTSKCSRRVHLNHNELRAAALFLCESLSELRMEDVSALMQGMKECTTVYRVRAPKDSRGMADDDKQNVWLYREGVPSSVFTLVVSGRVEVFAGKEPIALEMGSWSLLATDALSSDLFVPTFSCRVVQDSTVMQITREAYVEMLRICNNPVSDTSRTTSSAANMNHRASLDSI